The following nucleotide sequence is from Prosthecobacter sp..
GGCGTGTTTCGAGGTCGAAATAGACGATGTCTCCGGCCATGATCGCGTAGCGTGGCGGAAACTCAGCCGATGCGATAAACGATGCGCGCCTTGTCCATGTCGTAGGGCGACATTTCAATCTTCACGGCGTCGCCGATGACGAGACGGATGAATTTTTTGCGCATCTTGCCGGAGATATGAGCCAGCACTTCGTGACCATTGCGCAGTCTCACGCGGAACATGGTGCCGGCGAGCACGGCAGCGATGGTGCCTTCGAGTTCGATGGCTTCTTCCTTTTGCTTGGCCTCATCCTCAGGCTCCACCGGGCGTGGTGGTGGAGCGTAACGTGGCGGCGGAGGGCCGTTGCGTTTGGGTGGGCCGCCGCGGGAAGGACCGCGATTGGGGCCGCTGCGTGATGGGCCTTTGCGTTTGGGAGGAGGCATAGTTGAAAAAGTTGGGCGTGAGGATGCTGCCGCGCGAAGGGATTACAAGAGTAATTTTGCAGGGGGAAAACGCCTGTTTGGCCAGTTCAGGCAGACAAAAATCTCGCCGCCGTGCGTCCTGTCCGTGAAACTGCCACCCGCATGCCTGCCACGCCGACCTTGCCCGAACTCTACGATGCCCACGCGGCGGGGCTGTTTCATTACTTTGCCAGTTTTACCGGCGAGGAGGCGGATGCGAAGGACCTGCTGCAGGAATTGTTCATCAAACTGGCCCGGCAGAAGATTCCACAGGATGTAGCGAACATGCGGGCCTGGCTGCTGCGTCTGGCGCATCATCACTCCATCGACTGGCTGCGGCGGCATCGCGTGCGGAGGCGCGCAGAGGATGATGCGAGGCCGGTGGAAATATTTGCGACGTGCGAAGACCCGGACCAGGCGGAACTTGCCAGACGCCTCACGCAGGCGCTGGCCCTGCTGCCGCTGGAGCAGCGCAGCGTGGCGCAGTTGAAGCTGTGGGACGGGCTGACTTTTGAAGAGATCGCGGAAGTGCAGTGTATTCCGCTG
It contains:
- a CDS encoding sigma-70 family RNA polymerase sigma factor, which codes for MPATPTLPELYDAHAAGLFHYFASFTGEEADAKDLLQELFIKLARQKIPQDVANMRAWLLRLAHHHSIDWLRRHRVRRRAEDDARPVEIFATCEDPDQAELARRLTQALALLPLEQRSVAQLKLWDGLTFEEIAEVQCIPLNTAASRYRYALEKLRSELKPLYDELKPS
- the infA gene encoding translation initiation factor IF-1 produces the protein MEPEDEAKQKEEAIELEGTIAAVLAGTMFRVRLRNGHEVLAHISGKMRKKFIRLVIGDAVKIEMSPYDMDKARIVYRIG